A genome region from Paenibacillus pabuli includes the following:
- a CDS encoding SMC family ATPase, translated as MKPILLKVAGLQSYREAQEIDFTVLTETGLFGIFGPTGSGKSSLLDAITLAMYGKVERAVNGTQGIMNHAEDALAVAFTFELSSAEGTRRFRVERRFKRNNEISVSNTISKFIETVNGEEQVLADKLADVNRCVEDVIGLKMDDFTRAVVLPQGKFAEFLSLKGSERRQMLQRLFHLEKYGDQLAIKLSRRVKDNDMVHQALLAEQQGLGNASKETLEETKRLLQEAVKHAELSRQTLDEATKEAEQLGKIRELSHERQKRLEEQHKLKALEPKIETGEQRLKQSGSADAILPALQTMRDAVTQQKLRQAAAAAAHEQAVEHERLSVLEAEKAETARVQLAEGEPKLLLRLEQLEQAKELQRERDSLHEDSARLKLLLDKGQAEQEVHGQQLEKEKELQQRGRKRREELQESLKPNEVKSEERRQLQAALELRHRLDTAAEQLRQNQAEMETYKKSANLAESKLQAAAAEENRLNEQRKLLLEQAGAGLEAMLACEQDIGREQSLLAGAEEQLRGSMREQELHRLSSALRAELKDGEPCPVCGSAHHPLPAAPPGEGPHAGDADLELLRSLQAELQELRFGLRQQLHERRSLLTQLGAAAGEAPAATEAAPAAAEPGPADSPADGRSPADWAARAAALRETARALADAAAQVQAEAAALQQAAVGAQQRRMEAAAAQEAGRAGLVQAERKLAESEAAAAALQGRWAAELPGIAPEEAVALHQAMQERDARAEDIKERLNKSVTFLEEKEQSVQSLQHKLVELDKQLIQWQTEWQGNRKQLVEKEERLRQWVGEQRVEELIAAAQSQLDGLRKAAADSARRFKESDNLKQESAKKDVMARQALASASEHLEQAQARWEQLLDQSPFDSEQAVLEAAIPAEEAERLAAEIQHHRERERELASQLRELEQKLGGAEVSEEQWLACAERLKLRRAEDEAALSAKARAERDLEDVQQRHVRWTELENKRVEVSHQGEQLSKLQAAFRGNAFVEYIAEEQLMQVSQAASQRLRFLTKQRYSLEVDSGGGFVICDDANGGVKRPVSTLSGGETFLTSLSLALALSAQIQLRGQYPLQFFFLDEGFGTLDPELLDTVITSLEKLHDDRLAVGVISHVPELRARLPRKLVVIPANEAGGGSRVVLESL; from the coding sequence ATGAAGCCGATTCTATTAAAAGTGGCCGGGTTGCAAAGCTATCGTGAGGCACAGGAAATTGATTTTACCGTGCTGACGGAAACCGGATTGTTCGGAATTTTCGGCCCAACGGGCAGCGGTAAGTCTTCTTTGCTTGATGCCATTACCCTTGCCATGTACGGAAAAGTGGAGCGGGCGGTTAACGGAACGCAGGGGATTATGAATCATGCTGAAGATGCCCTCGCCGTTGCTTTTACGTTCGAACTGTCGTCAGCTGAAGGAACTCGAAGATTTCGGGTGGAACGGCGTTTTAAGCGTAACAATGAAATATCGGTAAGCAATACGATCAGCAAATTCATTGAGACCGTAAACGGAGAGGAGCAGGTGCTGGCCGACAAGCTGGCCGACGTGAACCGCTGTGTTGAAGATGTGATCGGGCTTAAAATGGATGATTTTACGCGAGCCGTAGTGCTTCCGCAAGGAAAATTCGCTGAGTTTCTATCGCTGAAAGGCAGTGAACGACGTCAGATGCTGCAGCGGTTGTTTCATTTGGAAAAGTACGGGGATCAGCTTGCCATTAAGCTCAGCCGGCGCGTGAAGGATAACGATATGGTTCATCAAGCGCTCTTGGCAGAGCAACAGGGTCTTGGCAATGCGAGCAAGGAAACGCTGGAAGAAACCAAACGTCTCCTACAGGAGGCCGTGAAGCATGCGGAGCTCTCCCGTCAGACTCTGGATGAAGCCACGAAGGAAGCAGAGCAGCTGGGGAAAATACGTGAGTTGAGTCATGAACGCCAGAAGCGTCTGGAGGAACAACATAAGCTCAAAGCTCTCGAACCGAAAATCGAAACAGGGGAGCAGCGGTTGAAACAGTCTGGCTCAGCAGATGCCATATTGCCTGCGCTTCAGACGATGCGGGACGCAGTGACCCAGCAGAAGCTGCGACAAGCTGCTGCTGCAGCTGCACATGAACAAGCGGTGGAACACGAACGATTATCTGTTCTCGAAGCTGAGAAAGCTGAGACAGCACGTGTGCAGCTGGCTGAAGGTGAACCCAAGCTGCTGCTTCGGCTCGAACAGTTGGAACAGGCCAAAGAGCTGCAGCGGGAACGAGACAGTCTTCATGAGGACAGTGCACGTTTGAAGCTGCTTCTGGACAAAGGACAGGCTGAGCAGGAAGTCCATGGCCAGCAGCTGGAGAAGGAAAAAGAATTACAGCAACGCGGACGCAAACGGCGGGAAGAATTGCAGGAAAGTCTGAAGCCGAATGAAGTCAAGTCAGAGGAACGAAGACAACTGCAAGCTGCCCTGGAGCTTCGGCACCGACTGGATACGGCAGCAGAGCAGCTGCGTCAGAATCAGGCCGAGATGGAAACGTACAAGAAATCTGCGAATCTGGCAGAAAGCAAGCTTCAGGCGGCAGCAGCCGAAGAGAATCGCCTGAACGAACAGCGGAAGCTGTTGCTTGAACAGGCGGGGGCGGGTTTGGAGGCCATGCTTGCCTGTGAACAGGACATCGGCCGTGAACAAAGCCTGCTGGCCGGGGCGGAGGAGCAGCTGCGCGGCTCGATGCGTGAGCAGGAGCTGCACCGGCTCTCCTCCGCCTTGCGCGCCGAGCTGAAGGACGGCGAGCCATGCCCGGTGTGCGGCTCCGCACACCACCCGCTCCCGGCTGCGCCGCCGGGAGAAGGTCCGCACGCAGGCGATGCGGACTTGGAACTGCTGCGCAGCCTGCAGGCAGAGCTGCAGGAGCTGCGCTTCGGGCTGCGCCAGCAGCTGCACGAACGTCGCAGCCTGCTGACGCAGCTTGGCGCAGCGGCCGGCGAAGCACCGGCCGCTACCGAGGCCGCGCCTGCGGCAGCGGAGCCTGGGCCCGCCGATTCGCCCGCAGACGGGCGCTCACCGGCGGACTGGGCGGCGCGTGCCGCCGCGCTGCGCGAGACCGCGCGGGCGCTGGCTGACGCAGCTGCCCAAGTGCAAGCGGAAGCCGCCGCGTTGCAGCAGGCGGCTGTGGGTGCGCAGCAGCGCCGCATGGAGGCGGCTGCCGCGCAGGAGGCCGGCCGTGCCGGTCTCGTCCAGGCGGAGCGCAAGCTGGCCGAGAGCGAGGCGGCAGCGGCTGCGTTGCAAGGCCGCTGGGCCGCAGAACTGCCTGGCATCGCCCCAGAGGAGGCTGTCGCCCTTCATCAGGCGATGCAGGAACGCGATGCACGTGCCGAAGACATCAAGGAACGGCTGAACAAGAGCGTCACGTTTTTGGAGGAAAAGGAACAGTCTGTGCAGTCCCTTCAACACAAGCTGGTTGAACTGGACAAACAACTGATTCAGTGGCAGACCGAGTGGCAGGGGAATCGCAAACAGCTGGTCGAGAAGGAAGAACGCCTTCGCCAGTGGGTAGGTGAACAACGTGTAGAAGAACTCATTGCTGCTGCACAGTCACAGCTGGATGGCCTGCGGAAAGCAGCCGCTGACTCGGCCCGGCGCTTCAAAGAATCGGATAATCTGAAACAGGAGTCTGCCAAGAAAGATGTTATGGCTAGGCAGGCCTTGGCTTCAGCATCGGAACATTTGGAGCAGGCTCAGGCACGCTGGGAGCAATTGCTGGATCAATCTCCATTCGACTCTGAACAAGCTGTTCTGGAAGCGGCCATTCCTGCCGAGGAGGCTGAGCGATTGGCAGCAGAGATTCAGCATCATCGTGAAAGGGAACGCGAGCTGGCATCTCAGCTGCGCGAACTTGAGCAGAAGCTGGGTGGTGCAGAAGTGTCCGAAGAGCAGTGGTTAGCCTGCGCAGAACGTCTGAAGCTGCGACGGGCTGAGGATGAAGCAGCGCTAAGTGCGAAGGCACGTGCAGAACGCGATCTGGAAGATGTTCAGCAGCGTCATGTTCGCTGGACTGAACTTGAGAACAAACGGGTAGAAGTAAGTCATCAAGGGGAGCAGCTCAGCAAACTCCAGGCTGCCTTCAGAGGCAATGCATTTGTAGAGTATATTGCAGAAGAACAGCTCATGCAGGTTAGCCAGGCTGCCTCACAACGTTTGCGTTTTCTGACCAAGCAGCGCTATTCGCTCGAAGTGGATTCGGGTGGTGGGTTTGTCATCTGTGATGATGCCAACGGCGGGGTTAAACGTCCGGTGTCCACCTTATCCGGTGGAGAGACCTTTCTGACCTCATTATCCCTGGCACTGGCTCTTTCTGCCCAGATTCAGCTGCGCGGCCAGTACCCGCTTCAATTTTTCTTCTTGGATGAAGGGTTCGGTACATTGGACCCTGAGCTGCTGGATACAGTCATTACATCACTCGAAAAACTGCATGATGACCGTTTGGCTGTCGGGGTCATCAGTCATGTGCCGGAACTGCGGGCTCGTCTGCCGCGCAAGCTGGTTGTTATTCCTGCGAACGAAGCTGGAGGCGGCTCCCGGGTAGTATTGGAGAGTCTCTAA
- a CDS encoding histidine triad nucleotide-binding protein translates to MDCLFCKIVEGSIPSNKVLENDHVVVFHDIQPAAPTHVLVIPKKHIASMNEVTADDISLIGEIHLAAQEAAKRLGVDESGYRLINNCGKDGEQTVHHLHYHLLGGTRLGALTSLSDSHKS, encoded by the coding sequence ATGGATTGCTTGTTTTGCAAAATTGTAGAGGGCAGCATTCCCTCCAACAAAGTTCTGGAGAATGACCATGTGGTTGTCTTTCACGACATCCAGCCTGCTGCACCGACACATGTCCTCGTTATTCCGAAGAAACATATAGCTTCCATGAATGAGGTGACGGCAGATGATATATCGCTGATTGGTGAGATTCATCTGGCAGCACAGGAAGCAGCCAAACGCCTTGGGGTCGATGAGTCCGGTTATCGTTTGATTAATAACTGCGGCAAAGATGGGGAACAAACCGTCCATCACCTGCACTACCATCTGCTTGGAGGCACTAGACTCGGTGCGCTGACAAGCCTATCGGATTCGCACAAATCATAA
- the rpsU gene encoding 30S ribosomal protein S21 — protein sequence MSETKVRKNETIDAALRRFKRSIAKDGVLAEVKKRKHYEKPSVKRKKKSEAARKRKF from the coding sequence GTGTCTGAAACTAAAGTTCGCAAAAACGAGACTATTGATGCTGCACTTCGTCGCTTTAAACGTTCCATCGCTAAAGATGGCGTCTTGGCTGAGGTGAAGAAACGTAAGCATTATGAGAAGCCAAGCGTAAAGCGCAAGAAAAAGTCCGAGGCTGCTCGTAAGAGAAAGTTTTAG
- a CDS encoding GatB/YqeY domain-containing protein, whose product MNLSERLNEDMKQAMKSKDKFKLSTIRLIRSTIKNLEIDLKRTLDDNEVLDILSREIKQRKDALQEFDKAGREELAANAKAEIDIIGQYLPAQLTEEEIKVIVQQTIQETGASSKAEMGKVMAALMPKVKGKADGKLVNQAVQQFLQ is encoded by the coding sequence ATGAATCTTAGCGAACGATTGAACGAAGATATGAAGCAAGCGATGAAGAGCAAGGACAAGTTCAAGCTCTCCACCATTCGGTTGATTCGTTCGACGATCAAGAATCTTGAAATAGATTTGAAAAGAACTTTGGATGACAACGAAGTGCTTGATATCCTGAGTCGTGAAATCAAACAGCGCAAAGATGCCCTCCAAGAATTTGACAAAGCGGGCCGTGAAGAACTCGCGGCAAATGCAAAAGCGGAAATTGATATAATTGGTCAGTACCTTCCCGCACAGCTTACCGAAGAAGAAATTAAAGTTATTGTACAGCAGACCATCCAGGAAACCGGTGCTTCTTCGAAAGCCGAGATGGGGAAAGTCATGGCGGCCCTTATGCCGAAAGTTAAAGGCAAAGCGGACGGCAAACTGGTTAATCAAGCAGTTCAACAATTTCTGCAATAA
- a CDS encoding NfeD family protein: MMLLTLLLPVWVGSPSAQAAEKSGAVYIIPVDKPIEQGLGKFMERGFKEAESMNAGLIVLDINTPGGRVDTAEELGTLIKESPVQTVAFVRGDAASAGSFLALNADKIVMSPGSMIGAAAMVDSTGKHVDDPKLVAFWKSKMQGAAEQGGRDGSIAAGMTDVNMVVEMPEINKTKQKGEIIALSAEEALKVGYADHISSTPEEAAAWLGYGQDDVFTVERTAAENISSFLTNPVVMTILLFLGIAGVIIELIVPGFGVPGIVGIVCFILYFSGNYIAGFAGAETWVLFTVGLIMMILEMFIPSFGILGILGSIALVAGVVRAAYDTSDAFVSLGIAFGAALVVIAIVVILFKDRGIWNRFILSDKLSADRGYSSATERKELIGLQGISLTPLRPSGTAMFNGERVDVVSDGDFIPVDTPIIVVKAEGTRIVVQQALPV, from the coding sequence ATGATGCTGCTGACGTTGCTGCTTCCTGTCTGGGTTGGATCGCCGTCTGCACAAGCAGCTGAAAAGAGCGGCGCCGTATATATTATTCCGGTTGATAAACCAATCGAGCAGGGGTTAGGCAAGTTTATGGAGCGTGGCTTTAAGGAAGCTGAATCAATGAATGCTGGCCTGATTGTTCTCGATATCAATACGCCGGGAGGACGTGTCGATACGGCGGAAGAGCTGGGTACCCTGATTAAGGAAAGCCCTGTTCAAACCGTTGCTTTTGTCCGCGGAGATGCTGCTTCGGCTGGGAGTTTTCTGGCTTTGAATGCAGATAAGATCGTAATGTCGCCAGGAAGCATGATTGGTGCGGCAGCGATGGTGGACAGCACGGGGAAGCATGTCGATGATCCGAAGCTAGTTGCATTCTGGAAGAGCAAAATGCAGGGAGCAGCGGAACAAGGCGGCCGTGACGGCAGTATCGCTGCCGGAATGACAGATGTCAACATGGTTGTGGAGATGCCGGAGATCAACAAAACGAAGCAAAAGGGTGAAATTATTGCTTTATCAGCCGAGGAAGCGCTGAAAGTGGGATATGCGGACCACATCAGCTCAACTCCGGAAGAGGCAGCAGCCTGGCTTGGTTATGGGCAGGACGATGTATTTACTGTAGAGCGAACCGCAGCAGAGAATATATCTTCTTTTCTGACGAATCCTGTGGTCATGACTATACTTTTGTTCCTGGGAATTGCGGGCGTAATCATTGAACTGATTGTACCTGGATTCGGAGTACCTGGTATTGTGGGGATCGTTTGTTTTATCCTCTATTTTTCGGGGAACTACATTGCCGGTTTTGCAGGAGCAGAGACATGGGTGCTCTTTACGGTTGGACTCATCATGATGATTCTGGAGATGTTCATTCCAAGCTTTGGTATCCTGGGTATATTGGGATCCATTGCACTTGTTGCCGGCGTTGTGCGTGCAGCTTACGATACAAGTGATGCATTTGTTTCGTTGGGAATTGCCTTCGGGGCAGCGCTGGTAGTCATAGCTATCGTGGTGATTCTCTTTAAGGACAGAGGCATATGGAATCGATTTATACTGAGTGACAAATTGTCTGCCGATCGAGGTTATTCATCTGCGACAGAACGTAAAGAACTGATTGGTCTCCAAGGGATTAGCCTGACTCCGCTTCGTCCATCTGGAACAGCAATGTTTAATGGGGAACGGGTCGATGTGGTTTCGGACGGAGACTTTATCCCAGTTGATACACCGATTATTGTGGTTAAAGCCGAAGGCACTAGGATTGTGGTCCAGCAAGCTTTGCCGGTGTAA
- the floA gene encoding flotillin-like protein FloA (flotillin-like protein involved in membrane lipid rafts): MEPTLITVLLVAVVAIIVLSVFFSFFPVMLWISAIASGVRVGIITLVAMRLRRVTPSRIVNPMIKATKAGLQLSMNQLESHFLAGGNVDRVVNALIAAQRANIPLEFERAAAIDLAGRDVLQAVQMSVNPRVIETPIVSAVAKDGIEVKVRARVTVRANIDRLVGGAGEETIIARVGEGIVSTNGSSNSHKDVLENPDLISRTVLSKGLDAGTAFEILSIDIADVDVGKNIGAFLQTEQAEADKRIAQAKAEERRAMAVAQEQEMKARVVEMRARVVESESQVPLAMSEALRSGKIGVMDYMNLKNIEADTQMRNTLGKPGEGSNSNDQGDSKNGR; encoded by the coding sequence ATGGAACCAACGTTGATTACGGTTTTGCTCGTTGCGGTAGTTGCCATTATCGTATTGAGCGTATTCTTCAGCTTTTTCCCAGTAATGCTCTGGATCTCGGCCATTGCATCCGGTGTACGTGTCGGAATTATTACACTGGTAGCGATGCGATTGAGACGTGTAACACCTAGCCGAATCGTAAATCCAATGATTAAAGCAACCAAAGCAGGTCTTCAACTGTCAATGAACCAACTGGAGAGCCACTTCCTGGCGGGTGGTAATGTTGACCGTGTAGTAAATGCTCTGATTGCTGCTCAGCGTGCAAACATTCCGCTGGAATTCGAACGTGCTGCTGCGATTGACCTCGCTGGTCGTGATGTATTGCAGGCTGTACAAATGAGTGTTAACCCGCGTGTCATCGAGACACCAATTGTATCTGCGGTAGCCAAAGATGGTATTGAAGTTAAAGTTAGAGCACGGGTTACGGTTCGGGCCAATATTGACCGTCTCGTCGGTGGTGCCGGTGAAGAGACGATCATTGCCCGTGTCGGTGAAGGTATCGTAAGTACAAACGGTTCCTCGAATTCCCACAAAGATGTTCTGGAAAATCCGGATCTGATCTCCCGTACGGTATTGTCCAAAGGTCTGGATGCAGGTACGGCTTTTGAAATCCTGTCCATTGATATTGCGGACGTGGATGTAGGTAAGAACATTGGTGCGTTCCTGCAAACCGAGCAGGCTGAGGCTGACAAACGCATCGCTCAGGCGAAAGCGGAAGAACGTCGCGCTATGGCCGTAGCCCAAGAGCAAGAAATGAAGGCACGTGTAGTGGAAATGAGAGCGCGTGTGGTTGAATCCGAATCCCAAGTACCTTTGGCAATGTCCGAAGCACTTCGCAGTGGCAAGATCGGTGTCATGGACTACATGAACCTTAAAAATATTGAAGCGGATACTCAAATGCGCAATACTTTGGGAAAACCTGGTGAAGGTTCGAATTCCAACGATCAGGGTGATTCCAAAAACGGAAGATAG
- the yqfC gene encoding sporulation protein YqfC, producing MTRISRKLRRWTSEVLDLPQDVLYDMPRLTLIGSKQLYIENHRGVIHFTPNRIVLALTQGQLEIKGVDLMIRNILPDEVAVEGTILDIHMNGAEGNG from the coding sequence ATGACCCGGATCAGCCGCAAGCTGCGCAGATGGACCAGTGAGGTACTGGATCTGCCGCAGGACGTGCTTTATGATATGCCACGGTTAACCCTGATTGGCAGCAAACAATTGTATATTGAAAATCATCGCGGTGTGATCCATTTTACGCCAAATCGCATTGTCCTGGCTTTAACCCAGGGTCAGCTCGAGATCAAAGGGGTTGATCTAATGATTCGCAATATTTTGCCGGATGAAGTGGCGGTTGAAGGAACGATTCTGGATATACATATGAATGGAGCGGAGGGAAACGGATGA
- the yqfD gene encoding sporulation protein YqfD yields MKQPSLYKLRGAVRITVTGGDIEALINMLAEQGLEVWNLRAQDGRKAEMNILLPHFFRLRPLLKRTGCRVKVTHRSGIPFFMARLLKRKFFLGGMVLFVIAMFALSSMIWNVEVKGNVKIPTDVVLAAAKKEGIYPFQWGFRLQSQDKLSRQLALALPDVTWIGVSKEGTTITIQVVESAQPQREPLLNPRHLVSKSDAVVTQIYAEQGRPVVQKDMRVKKGQVLISGILGDEENTENVVAKGEVRGLVWREYQVEVPLVQKHNTMTGESKERFYVVLGNWAVQLWGYGKTPFSSFNTASDHKPLTWRSFTLPMGWLTETDMETTQQEEQKTVEWARAKGLEGARNDIIAKNGKGTKILSEKILHEKKENGKVYMKVLFEVEESIAEELPLVHSQGE; encoded by the coding sequence ATGAAACAGCCCAGTCTGTACAAACTGCGAGGTGCAGTCCGAATAACGGTCACTGGGGGGGACATCGAAGCGCTGATCAACATGTTGGCAGAGCAGGGACTGGAGGTGTGGAACCTGCGTGCCCAGGATGGACGCAAGGCAGAGATGAATATTCTGCTGCCGCATTTTTTTAGGCTGCGTCCTCTTTTGAAGCGGACAGGCTGCAGAGTGAAGGTGACGCACCGCAGCGGGATTCCTTTTTTTATGGCCCGATTATTGAAAAGAAAGTTCTTCCTTGGGGGCATGGTGCTTTTTGTGATTGCCATGTTTGCATTATCTTCGATGATTTGGAACGTTGAGGTGAAAGGGAATGTAAAAATCCCCACCGATGTCGTACTCGCTGCAGCCAAAAAAGAAGGGATCTATCCTTTCCAGTGGGGATTCCGGCTCCAGAGTCAGGACAAGCTTTCCAGGCAGCTGGCGTTGGCACTTCCCGACGTAACTTGGATCGGTGTGAGCAAAGAAGGGACAACCATTACCATTCAAGTTGTGGAGTCTGCCCAGCCTCAGCGTGAACCGCTGCTAAATCCAAGGCACTTGGTGAGCAAATCGGATGCAGTCGTTACTCAAATATACGCGGAACAGGGGCGTCCCGTCGTACAGAAGGATATGCGCGTCAAGAAAGGTCAAGTATTAATATCGGGTATTTTGGGTGATGAAGAGAATACGGAGAATGTTGTGGCCAAAGGCGAGGTGCGAGGGCTCGTATGGCGTGAATATCAGGTGGAAGTACCTCTCGTGCAGAAGCATAACACCATGACAGGAGAGAGTAAGGAACGTTTTTATGTTGTGCTTGGGAATTGGGCTGTTCAGCTCTGGGGATATGGAAAGACTCCCTTCAGTTCCTTCAATACGGCGAGTGACCATAAGCCGCTGACGTGGCGATCCTTCACGCTTCCCATGGGATGGTTGACTGAAACCGATATGGAGACCACACAACAAGAGGAACAAAAGACGGTTGAGTGGGCCAGAGCGAAAGGGCTTGAGGGAGCCAGAAATGATATTATCGCCAAAAACGGCAAAGGAACAAAAATTTTAAGTGAAAAAATTTTGCATGAGAAGAAAGAGAATGGTAAAGTTTATATGAAAGTATTATTTGAAGTGGAAGAAAGCATTGCGGAAGAACTTCCGTTAGTCCATAGTCAAGGAGAATGA
- a CDS encoding PhoH family protein: MSEQTRSIRISLQSAGEGQSLFGPQDIFLKLIESEIPAQIASREAEIVIHGNTKHVESLEQLFDVLLQLVRNGYVLTERDVSYAIELAKDLRADQLLDLFKGEITTTYRGKPIRVKTIGQKHYVTTIKKRDVVFGIGPAGTGKTYLAVVLAVAALKEGSVKRIVLTRPAVEAGESLGFLPGDLQEKVDPYLRPLYDALYDVMGQEQTAKALERGLIEIAPLAYMRGRTLDDSFIILDEAQNTTPEQMKMFLTRLGFGSKMVITGDVTQIDLPRGKKSGLVEAKTILSEVEEIGFVYFAEQDVVRHSLVQKIIVAYNHAAENQE; encoded by the coding sequence TTGTCAGAACAAACACGCAGCATACGAATCTCCCTCCAGAGTGCGGGAGAGGGTCAATCTCTTTTTGGACCCCAAGATATTTTTCTGAAACTGATTGAATCCGAGATTCCCGCCCAGATTGCTTCTCGCGAAGCGGAGATTGTCATTCACGGCAATACGAAGCATGTGGAATCGCTTGAACAACTATTCGATGTGTTACTGCAATTGGTGCGTAATGGGTATGTGCTAACCGAACGGGACGTCAGCTATGCCATTGAACTGGCCAAGGATCTGCGTGCAGACCAGCTGCTTGATCTGTTCAAGGGTGAGATTACAACGACCTACCGGGGCAAGCCGATTCGTGTTAAAACCATTGGACAGAAACACTATGTAACGACGATTAAGAAACGTGATGTTGTATTCGGTATCGGTCCAGCAGGTACGGGTAAAACCTATCTGGCAGTTGTGCTGGCGGTTGCAGCCCTCAAGGAAGGGAGCGTCAAGCGCATCGTGCTTACAAGGCCTGCTGTCGAAGCGGGTGAGAGCTTGGGCTTCTTGCCTGGAGACCTTCAGGAGAAGGTTGACCCTTATCTACGGCCTTTGTATGACGCCTTGTACGATGTAATGGGACAAGAGCAAACGGCCAAGGCACTGGAGCGCGGCTTGATCGAAATTGCGCCACTGGCATACATGAGGGGGCGTACACTTGATGACTCGTTCATCATTTTGGACGAAGCTCAGAATACGACCCCTGAACAGATGAAAATGTTTTTGACCCGTCTTGGTTTTGGTTCCAAAATGGTCATTACCGGAGACGTGACACAAATTGATTTACCTCGCGGCAAAAAGTCTGGACTTGTGGAAGCAAAAACGATACTTAGTGAAGTTGAAGAAATTGGATTTGTCTATTTTGCCGAGCAAGATGTTGTACGGCATTCCCTCGTCCAAAAAATTATCGTTGCATACAACCACGCCGCAGAAAATCAAGAATAG